Proteins from a single region of Schistocerca gregaria isolate iqSchGreg1 chromosome 3, iqSchGreg1.2, whole genome shotgun sequence:
- the LOC126354953 gene encoding uncharacterized protein LOC126354953 translates to MAPKPKPAEKSGKPDKKAEKTPAPSASGASTSGGPPAKAAKQSASSKPGSSGAAAKAAAPAPKQTPAASSSKPAAAKPAAAGAASKPAAAAATKSAAKPAGATAKPAAGAAKASGKTPAKAPVPPAAGAAGKAKPAAGAAQAKGAAKPKSAAKPAAGKAAAKPGAKPAAKPAAGKAAAKPGAKPAVKAVGKAAGKAVAGKPAVKKVVEKPKRDVAPKSQKGGKIVRPVQKALRIQRKVLKGEHGSRFRKIRTSVHFRRPKTFCPPRNPKYPRKSVPRRNRMDAYNIIKYPLTTEAAMKKIEDNNTLVFIVHVGANKHHVRAAVKKLYDIDVAKVNTLIRPDGKKKAYVRLAHDYDALDVANKIGII, encoded by the exons GGAAACCCGACAAAAAGGCGGAGAAAACGCCTGCTCCGTCTGCCTCAGGTGCATCAACATCTGGTGGACCGCCAGCCAAGGCAGCAAAACAGTCAGCTAGTTCAAAGCCAGGGAGCTCTGGCGCagctgcaaaggctgctgccccagcTCCCAAGCAGACACCTGCTGCATCTAGTTCAAAGCCTGCCGCAGCCAAACCAGCAGCAGCTGGTGCTGCGAGTAAGCCTGCTGCCGCAGCTGCCACAAAATCTGCAGCAAAGCCAGCTGGTGCTACGGCCAAGCCTGCTGCAGGTGCTGCAAAGGCATCTGGGAAGACTCCAGCAAAGGCACCCGTTCCACCTGCGGCGGGAGCTGCTGGCAAGGCGAAGCCAGCTGCGGGTGCAGCACAGGCCAAGGGAGCTGCCAAGCCCAAGTCTGCCGCTAAGCCTGCAGCTGGGAAGGCTGCTGCCAAACCTGGTGCAAAACCGGCAGCTAAGCCAGCTGCCGGTAAGGCTGCCGCCAAGCCGGGAGCAAAGCCTGCAGTAAAGGCTGTTGGTAAGGCAGCAGGCAAAGCTGTAGCTGGCAAGCCAGCAGTGAAGAAGGTTGTTGAAAAGCCCAAGAGAGATGTTGCGCCAAAAAGTCAGAAAGGAGGCAAGATAGTACGACCAGTGCAGAAGGCACTCAGGATTCAGAGGAAG GTTCTCAAGGGTGAACATGGATCTCGTTTTAGAAAGATCAGAACATCGGTGCACTTCCGTAGACCGAAGACATTCTGTCCACCCAGAAATCCAAAATACCCTAGGAAGTCTGTTCCAAGGAGGAACCG CATGGATGCTTACAATATAATTAAGTATCCTTTGACAACAGAAGCAGCAATGAAAAAGATTGAAGACAACAATACACTGGTTTTCATTGTCCATGTAGGTGCAAACAAACACCATGTTCGTGCTGCTGTGAAAAAGCTGTACGATATTGATGTAGCAAAAGTAAATACTTTGATTAG GCCAGACGGGAAGAAGAAGGCTTATGTCAGGTTAGCACACGATTATGATGCATTAGATGTTGctaacaagattggaataatataa